In Trichoderma atroviride chromosome 2, complete sequence, one DNA window encodes the following:
- a CDS encoding uncharacterized protein (EggNog:ENOG41) — MASRKPDFHLLMPAASQPDLQFQARSPIRSPRFHEDFDAPFSESFLDPPPPKTSYFVESKDKVPPPPPRSYDDSWVQLPKRRASVNDKVLQWAKRSLTIKRQRPSRPGEGFSDLRPPPSRASRRMSTLPMETGYVKRNNHTQPSTIITVAEIPKPA; from the coding sequence ATGGCTTCCCGCAAACCAGACTTCCACCTCTTGATgcccgccgccagccagccggATCTCCAGTTCCAGGCACGCAGCCCCATCCGCAGCCCTCGTTTCCACGAGGACTTTGACGCCCCCTTCTCCGAGTCTTTCCTGGACCCTCCGCCTCCCAAGACGTCCTACTTTGTggagagcaaagacaaggttccaccgccgcctccgcgAAGCTACGACGACAGCTGGGTGCAATTGCCCAAGCGCCGGGCGAGCGTCAACGACAAGGTGCTGCAATGGGCCAAGCGATCGTTGACCATCAAACGGCAGCGCCCCTCGCGCCCTGGCGAAGGCTTTTCTGATTTACGACCACCCCCGAGTAGGGCTTCCAGGAGGATGAGCACCTTGCCAATGGAGACGGGATACGTCAAACGCAACAATCACACTCAGCCTTCAACCATCATCACTGTGGCCGAAATTCCCAAGCCGGCTTGA
- a CDS encoding uncharacterized protein (EggNog:ENOG41) translates to MDAARLRQRSASHSSLRSQYRYQSRMINYTNPRPPAQRHPLRRVNENPALLRSPGPLESMLKTTTETGDIGIFSIRPNSSSAPFDRPHRPRLHPRDVDLLLPARSSGYDENYYYHSDDHKRLRPYRDTTSEIISLYGSESQHTLSSSVSPASLEDDPRSYSMTTTSSKRIPSQKSTGTLQSQSSGSGFQRPRSPFPYPTRLKRPGVRPASPALRENGDIDYSRMVELERFSQRTIHGSYKPTYIHGSRRPPPLSLRAEANRSTTSLPSRPLHSPHFYAPASYHARPPNPSMAWMPRQPSRNQPYPTDQSTRSASLTSIVEMYDKPIASNQNCAPPQSTGSIYYDYSEQFEDRPPWDIDVDVPLHPIPQRAENIRQSLLLMDNIQGRFDIGENDSDSSESIMQEAEKDLMEPSHLSNTRERHSEGTEAKQLTLPDEHVATDIECSDLLNSIEIALNSISDKEQSQPPAVSIEASPVTKTDTADLGSMMSDPASTRPISPVESSSKLLKASYNIEEDLRSQPSSQNGRISKLRYSLDPALSDFASVLSSFDRIARVSISKDNEAQSSGVENNESSVYQQGEAEAVALKRPSERSPPPSSNKAGTEERAYQRRHRRHIATMMISTTDVASDGFSQNSPRRKDDVPILSPEPISPVRELRVKESIPQLMKSLPPLPREAQKLSGYGTVGSLPLPTCLGDEPLMPSKGGPSGMGQRFSFVPLSGSSQNMQSKFSTKAVASSPSHRIIGDATCSVAASRPLYNVLQDCGHSPAGQPKLKLKASHSQLDPVQVSQGGPSPYSNRLKQCNSLAELAPCDKNDGVDENFNTAMGGRTQVSNCESNSGSSAMVDEKSTRFQPSPQLSDQFNIPYPPSPTQTAVHSSPVTPKLGVVLAEAHRYDISSSEPRGLRGKLSMLRLRFTSPQQSTTASEENISMPCLGENKFSTFPTVASKGTDMTFGEMSSNKYLPPLPEMDKAEWRIKRWARDVKKAVRLYVKKTLDRSLKANS, encoded by the exons ATGGATGCTGCTCGACTACGACAGAGATCTGCCAGTCATTCCTCGCTGCGCAGCCAGTATCGATATCAATCCAGAATGATCAACTACACCAACCCTCGTCCGCCAGCCCAAAGGCATCCGTTACGCAGAGTCAACGAAAACCCCGCTCTCCTACGCTCTCCTGGTCCTTTGGAGAGCATGCTCAAGACCACCACCGAGACAGGGGACATTGGCATCTTTTCCATCAGGCCAAACTCCTCTTCGGCGCCCTTTGATCGGCCACACAGACCCAGATTGCATCCCCGAGATGTGGATTTGTTGCTCCCAGCACGCTCATCGGGCTATGATGAaaactactactaccacTCCGACGACCATAAAAGACTGCGGCCATATCGCGACACCACGTCCGAAATCATATCTCTCTATGGTTCTGAAAGTCAGCACACTCTTTCGTCATCAGTGTCCCCAGCCAGTCTTGAAGATGATCCCAGGTCGTATTCAATGACTACAACCAGCTCAAAACGAATCCCTTCCCAGAAATCTACCGGTACATTACAAAGCCAATCCAGCGGAAGTGGCTTTCAACGTCCAAGATCCCCCTTTCCTTACCCAACCCGATTGAAGCGCCCAGGAGTTCGCccggcatctccagctctgAGAGAGAATGGGGATATTGACTACAGTAGGATGGTTGAGCTAGAGCGTTTTTCTCAA AGAACTATTCACGGGTCATACAAACCTACCTATATCCACGGCTCTCGAAGGCCACCTCCGCTTTCCCTTCGTGCGGAAGCCAATAGATCAACAACCTCTCTGCCGTCGAGACCACTGCATTCGCCTCACTTTTATGCACCGGCATCTTACCATGCTAGGCCGCCCAATCCCTCCATGGCGTGGATGCCCAGGCAACCAAGTAGAAACCAGCCATATCCTACGGATCAAAGCACTCGATCGGCCAGTCTTACATCCATTGTTGAGATGTATGATAAACCAATAGCTTCAAATCAAAATTGTGCGCCTCCTCAATCGACCGGCTCTATTTATTACGACTACAGTGAACAATTTGAAGACCGGCCACCTTGGGACATTGACGTTGATGTGCCGCTTCACCCTATACCACAGAGAGCTGAAAATATTCGCCAATCTCTGCTGCTAATGGACAATATCCAAGGACGGTTTGATATTGGTGAAAATGATTCAGACTCATCAGAATCCATTATGcaagaggctgagaaagaCTTGATGGAGCCTTCGCACCTATCAAACACTAGGGAACGTCATTCTGAGGGAACAGAAGCAAAGCAGCTGACTCTCCCGGATGAACATGTTGCCACGGATATCGAATGCTCTGATTTATTGAATTCTATTGAAATTGCTTTAAATTCAATTTCTGATAAAGAGCAAAGTCAACCGCCAGCTGTTTCAATTGAAGCGTCGCCAGTTACAAAAACAGATACCGCTGATCTGGGTTCAATGATGAGCGATCCAGCTTCTACGAGGCCCATCTCGCCTGTGGAAAGTTCTTCTAAACTTTTAAAAGCAAGCTACAATATTGAGGAAGACCTTCGAAGCCAGCCATCGTCCCAAAATGGCCGTATATCGAAGCTACGGTATTCGCTAGATCCAGCACTGTCCGACTTTGCTTCTGTTTTATCATCTTTTGACCGCATAGCAAGAGTGTCAATTTCGAAAGACAACGAAGCCCAATCGAGTGGCGTGGAAAACAATGAATCATCTGTATACCAGCAaggcgaggcagaggcagttGCTTTGAAGAGACCGAGCGAGCGATCGCCCCCGCCGTCCTCAAACAAGGCTGGAACAGAGGAGAGGGCGTATCAAAGACGTCACCGACGACATATCGCAACAATGATGATTAGTACGACTGATGTTGCTTCAGATGGCTTTTCCCAAAATAGCCCTAGACGAAAAGACGACGTGCCAATTCTCTCGCCAGAGCCCATTTCGCCTGTACGCGAGCTTAGAGTCAAGGAGAGTATCCCTCAGCTAATGAAATCTTTGCCCCCGCTGCCGAGGGAAGCTCAAAAACTATCGGGTTACGGCACTGTAGGCTCATTACCACTACCTACATGCTTGGGAGACGAGCCTTTGATGCCGAGCAAAGGTGGACCTTCAGGTATGGGCCAGAGATTTTCGTTCGTTCCTCTGTCAGGAAGCTCGCAAAACATGCAGTCAAAATTCAGCACAAAGGCTGtggcatcatctccttcacaCCGAATCATTGGTGATGCAACATGCTCTGTTGCAGCCAGCAGGCCATTGTACAATGTCTTGCAAGATTGTGGACATAGCCCAGCGGGGCAGCCAAAACTCAAGCTCAAAGCGTCACATAGCCAACTTGACCCAGTCCAAGTTAGTCAGGGCGGTCCTTCTCCGTATAGCAATCGATTGAAACAGTGCAACTCCCTCGCAGAGTTGGCACCCTGTGATAAGAATGATGGTGTGGATGAAAACTTTAATACAGCTATGGGTGGCAGGACGCAAGTATCGAACTGTGAATCCAACAGTGGCAGTTCGGCGATGGTAGACGAGAAGTCTACTCGTTTTCAGCCGTCTCCTCAGTTGTCAGATCAATTCAATATTCCCTATCCACCATCGCCCACTCAAACTGCAGTTCACTCAAGTCCTGTTACACCAAAACTGGGGGTAGTATTGGCCGAAGCGCATAGATACGATATCAGCTCGAGTGAGCCACGTGGGCTGCGAGGTAAATTATCGATGCTTCGGTTGCGATTTACCAGCCCACAACAATCAACTACCGCATCAGAGGAGAACATATCTATGCCTTGTTTGGGCGAAAACAAATTCTCGACGTTTCCCACCGTGGCCAGTAAGGGAACAGACATGACCTTTGGGGAAATGAGTAGCAATAAATACCTGCCACCTCTACCTGAGATGGATAAAGCAGAATGGCGTATAAAGAGGTGGGCACGAGATGTCAAAAAGGCTGTTCGACTATACGTGAAGAAGACATTGGATCGATCTCTCAAAGCAAACTCGTGA
- a CDS encoding uncharacterized protein (EggNog:ENOG41), whose protein sequence is MIQTLITTGQQARLASRSNAHTTSTSGLAPGYLQANLIILPSRYASDFRNLCARNPVPCPLIAESETTGCGDAVISHIKTLRGDEILGRGSDLRRDAPRYMVYKDSKLEKSHCSDVTAEWTSDHVAFLIGCSYSFEAELTAAGLPPRQLVLGRNVPMYRTTLRLCPSGVFRGGTYVVSMRPYKRRDIEMVRDITRRFGATHGEPLDWGWKAVERLGIGDIDGPEWGDAPLDGDGRRAFGRMRVEGEVEDGDEDEEIPVFWGCGVTPQEAVMRAGLEGVVMAHAPGHMLVLDARDEDIIAS, encoded by the coding sequence ATGATTCAAACCTTGATAACAACAGGGCAACAAGCCCGACTTGCATCTCGAAGCAACGCACacacaacatcaacatcaggCCTTGCACCTGGATATTTACAAGCCAATCTTATCATTTTGCCGTCACGGTACGCAAGCGATTTCCGTAATCTTTGTGCCAGAAACCCCGTGCCATGCCCACTCATCGCGGAGTCTGAGACGACGGGATGCGGTGATGCGGTGATTTCTCATATCAAGACCCTTCGCGGCGACGAGATTCTTGGGAGAGGAAGCGACCTAAGGCGAGACGCACCGCGATACATGGTATACAAGGATTCGAAACTGGAGAAGAGCCACTGCAGCGATGTCACGGCGGAGTGGACGAGCGACCACGTTGCGTTTCTGATCGGCTGCTCATATTCCTTTGAGGCGGAGCTGACTGCGGCCGGACTCCCGCCACGGCAGCTGGTGCTGGGGAGAAACGTGCCCATGTATAGGACGACGCTGCGGCTGTGTCCGTCCGGGGTGTTTCGGGGAGGCACATACGTGGTGTCGATGAGGCCGTATAAGCGGCGGGACATCGAGATGGTGAGGGACATAACGAGGAGGTTTGGAGCTACGCATGGGGAGCCGCTGGACTGGGGGTGGAAGGCGGTGGAGAGGCTTGGGATTGGGGATATTGATGGGCCGGAATGGGGGGATGCGCcgctggatggagatgggaggcGAGCGTTTGGGCGGATGAGAGTTGAGGGCGAGGttgaggatggagatgaagatgaagagattcCGGTGTTTTGGGGCTGTGGAGTGACGCCGCAGGAGGCGGTGATGAGGGCCGGGCTGGAGGGGGTGGTGATGGCTCATGCGCCGGGGCATatgctggtgctggatgcGCGAGATGAGGATATTATTGCAagctga
- a CDS encoding uncharacterized protein (EggNog:ENOG41), which produces MEEPLLGDYSAKVSCERCRRRKIKCDRKRPCTRCAKAGTECVLQGIGEKQRPVSKSYIQALEGQITALEQVIRKLALANGDERDQIISDLSLTTGAPNGSPSDGGQADPESDAGLAAARVKSGQLRRLRGDNAAQFFGGTSALQIHFSKESSSSSPAAASAIGLDSLAISTEGPDPNTNQSLINSTAGLGDLYGYLDDFGLKSASFQYEPHHETSQKLMSTFFLEIYPYNMVVYREYFLRDYDVGSGKYYSDVLLYSICALSALQYDDMLSLSDVFSNQAQTLLYSTLDSPDLTTLQALVLLGYREIAVGRASKGWLFCGMAFRLAHEMGLHLDPTNWEESGESSGEREILRRVYWAAFMADKQLSLYFGRPPALYPGESDVRNTIRLRYPPGWQGLLETYICKGASANEWDNGVALVGSFIYRAELSKIIHVIITDLFENRRGGADPTIIATKTRRIHVQLTKWLSNLPSFLHWNQWTVGQVPQVVLHLHMMFHTIMIILHRPPSHMFEKPGIADSEDVEICYESLQAILRLMRTFSRYYRYRSLPLDFVHTLSTAASTVMMKRFLQKASWSDPDIERALSLITLAMDEIQNTWPCVREVRDVLLQAQQTQASMPPEDPLDAPDLMNGLEVNNELFANLGDGDIGTLMTDEFLSAQLPGMGLEPFDFSQMPGPS; this is translated from the exons ATGGAGGAACCGCTCCTCGGTGACTACTCTGCCAAGGTGTC CTGTGAGCGATGCCGTCGCCGTAAG ATCAAATGCGATCGAAAGCGTCCTTGCACCAGATGCGCCAAGGCGGGGACTGAGTGCGTCCTCCAGGGCATTGGAGAAAAGCAACG ACCTGTTTCAAAAAGCTACATTCAAGCCCTGGAAGGCCAAATCACCGCACTTGAGCAGGTCATCCGTAAGCTCGCCCTCGCGAACGGCGACGAGCGAGATCAGATCATCTCAGATCTATCCTTGACCACGGGAGCTCCCAACGGCTCCCCATCAGATGGCGGACAGGCCGATCCCGAGTCAGATGCCGGCCTTGCGGCTGCGCGGGTCAAATCTGGCCAGCTGAGGCGATTGAGGGGAGACAACGCGGCTCAGTTCTTTGGAGGCACAAGCGCATTGCAGATTCACTTTTCAAAGgaatcatcttcgtcgtcccCGGCTGCGGCGAGTGCCATAGGCCTAGATTCTTTAGCCATATCAACAGAGGGCCCGGATCCCAATACCAACCAGAGTCTCATTAACAGCACCGCGGGTCTGGGCGACCTGTATGGCTACCTTGATGACTTTGGCCTGAAGAGCGCCTCTTTCCAGTACGAGCCCCACCATGAAACTTCGCAGAAGCTCATGTCGACCTTTTTCTTGGAGATTTATCCATACAACATGGTCGTGTACCGCGAGTACTTTTTACGGGACTACGATGTCGGATCTGGCAAATACTATTCAGACGTGCTGTTGTATTCCATATGCGCCCTGAGCGCGCTTCAGTACGACGACATGCTCAGCCTTTCCGACGTCTTTTCGAACCAGGCCCAGACTCTCCTCTACTCTACCCTTGATAGTCCTGACTTGACGACTCTGCAGGCCCTTGTTCTACTTGGCTACCGTGAGATTGCTGTTGGCCGAGCATCCAAGGGCTGGCTGTTCTGCGGCATGGCTTTCCGCCTCGCGCATGAAATGGGCCTCCATCTCGATCCGACCAACTGGGAGGAATCTGGCGAGTCAAGTGGCGAAAGAGAGATTCTGCGGCGAGTCTACTGGGCTGCTTTCATGGCCGATAAGCAACTCAGTCTCTACTTTGGCAGGCCTCCGGCTCTGTACCCCGGCGAATCGGACGTGCGGAATACCATCCGGCTGCGATATCCCCCTGGTTGGCAGGGTCTCCTTGAGACGTACATTTGCAAGGGAGCGTCAGCAAATGAGTGGGATAACGGCGTTGCGCTCGTGGGCTCATTCATTTACAGGGCGGAATTGTCCAAGATTATTCACGTCATCATCACTGACCTGTTTGAGAATCGGAGAGGAGGTGCAGACCCAACCATAATTGCGACCAAGACGCGGAGAATACATGTGCAGTTGACCAAATGGCTCTCAAACCTCCCCAGCTTTCTGCACTGGAATCAATGGACGGTTGGCCAGGTGCCTCAAGTCGTTTTGCATCTTCA CATGATGTTTCACACCATCATGATAATTCTCCATCGGCCTCCATCGCATATGTTTGAGAAGCCAGGTATTGCCGACAGCGAGGACGTGGAAATATGCTACGAATCTCTGCAGGCAATCCTGCGTCTCATGCGAACCTTTTCTCGCTACTACCGCTACAGGTCATTGCCCTTGGATTTCGTGCACACGCTGTCCACCGCCGCAAGCACAGTCATGATGAAGCGCTTCCTGCAGAAGGCATCGTGGAGCGACCCGGACATTGAGCGTGCGCTGTCGCTCATCACGCTGGCCATGGACGAGATCCAAAACACCTGGCCTTGCGTGCGAGAGGTTAGGGACGTGCTCTTGCAGGCGCAGCAGACGCAGGCGTCGATGCCACCGGAGGATCCTCTGGATGCGCCGGATTTGATGAATGGGCTTGAAGTGAACAATGAGTTGTTTGCAAATCTGGGAGACGGCGACATTGGCACACTTATGACAGACGAATTCTTGAGCGCGCAACTCCCGGGAATGGGTCTGGAGCCATTTGATTTCAGTCAGATGCCGGGGCCTTCTTGA
- a CDS encoding uncharacterized protein (EggNog:ENOG41), which yields MDDASAPAEARRSSIEKAPLVLDTPPPFDGLPDEIIEQILLATDPNGFASLMTLNRKWRDVSQRPHLYRYHLARCPSYASSHHKLPSADDENLSILRLLFASEIKRNLFESYVRPNVTVFKLVSKAIGSSSCPGGEGMAFTTSPNGHHVLAYNSSRLYLINTQGSKIDIRREFKLLRRPVSACVSNDATLMAVLSNEMQVDIYDLKQSPPKRKQSMILDNDPRTIALSPCGTVLTAAYDGGIEVQSLSRGASPTERRAVKCDAVDALAFSFDGTQILGTTLHSSPPSTVVITAPYYDPGALAMDEGEENLSAMWTTSILFPNSSRDCSHAVLLQDGSQDEAAWAFAYDRSFESFRAVRTDDLRNGTTHFTGPVPKTASQAKLLPCTLPSATYHGELVSACFHGNEVWVYGVPEDLTAVPDAALANGDASGLGRRNSAQSHSSRSPSIRTQEVAVPTAASARVPQWQILCDKLRNNFVAGHKTSEVIGVSNVKWVSKFGDTLLKERLIVTATGVTGPRLVTEDEDFDFVDGGRIALVDFGYAVTDGTETEVIIEVGSDDAEVLEEEQRDIEADVAIVRRRTVAQRGGRGGSRRGSLMRTATVAGIHTSPTSSAQYIVSPISPISTRSADDDDPLMPRTMNRIPISRPIIQEPIDDEEFLSIEEQEALDAPYAHSSPRSGTTLRRAATVAAANRRLNPRTADGRPIEYRRADGRREHPHESDADNWEPPPPPYQADDPGDTPAFLRGRAVLASASIPVQTQPYVPVQMPQPPTLTIPSSIQPVPSFGPGVGAVDYSGSAHGRSASDSISVVSRLRVDEDVPLPLSSTSGPLDHEDLYGVSPPTSPVMTHSQDGRSTALSGDSVTPQPTSATSNSSTGAHEGSPAAGVAMLHPEFDFGGSGLGLDSASISTLETNDASCCLLRRPSNAQTWPMAAPEERGGSNAQSETANSALPPAPSSDQMARLIRRASQGNPLNLSGSLLSSQSPQVQRPQPIGGSLTSTANEPNPEIDQPLIISTPGGVGGVFDPPGRRTSRRGDMPIVAPVPRRPRATGGSALPPTVERLETISTGTEAPLETSTLALPTWMKGGTCLAGQADIESSK from the exons ATGGACGACGCCTCGGCGCCGGCAGAGGCGCGACGGTCCAGCATCGAAAAGGCGCCCCTCGTCCTCGATACACCCCCGCCGTTTGACGGTCTGCCAGACGAAATCATCGAGCA GATACTCCTCGCCACAGATCCCAATGGCTTCGCATCTCTCATGACCCTCAACCGAAAATGGAGAGACGTGTCCCAGCGCCCGCACCTCTATCGATACCACCTCGCACGATGCCCGTCATATGCTTCGTCCCATCACAAGCTGCCCAGTGCCGATGACGAAAACTTGTCCATCCTGCGACTGCTGTTCGCCAGCGAGATCAAGCGCAACCTCTTCGAATCCTACGTGCGGCCGAACGTGACCGTGTTCAAGCTCGTGTCCAAGGCAATCGGCTCTTCGTCATGTCCAGGAGGAGAAGGCATGGCCTTCACCACGTCGCCAAACGGTCATCATGTATTGGCGTATAACTCTTCTAGGCTGTACCTTATAAACACGCAAGGATCCAAGATCGACATACGGCGAGAGTTCAAACTGCTGCGGCGCCCGGTATCGGCATGTGTATCCAACGACGCAACCCTCATGGCTGTTCTCTCCAACGAGATGCAAGTCGACATTTACGACCTGAAGCAGTCCCCGCCGAAACGAAAACAGTCCATGATTCTTGACAACGATCCACGAACAATTGCCTTGTCGCCCTGCGGCACAGTTCTCACTGCGGCCTATGACGGCGGCATCGAAGTCCAGTCCCTGAGCCGCGGAGCGTCTCCCACCGAAAGGCGTGCCGTCAAGTGCGACGCAGTCGATGCTTTGGCTTTCTCCTTTGATGGCACGCAGATTCTTGGGACAACGCTTCACTCATCCCCGCCGAGCACCGTCGTCATCACCGCACCATACTATGATCCCGGCGCTCTTGCAATGGACGAGGGCGAAGAAAATCTCAGTGCAATGTGGACCACGTCCATTCTATTTCCCAACTCGAGTCGAGACTGCAGCCATGCCGTGCTGCTACAGGATGGAAGCCAGGACGAGGCTGCCTGGGCATTTGCATACGATCGCAGCTTTGAAAGCTTTCGTGCCGTGAGAACCGATGATTTGAGAAACGGCACCACACATTTTACTGGACCGGTGCCCAAAACAGCCTCACAAGCGAAGCTTCTTCCTTGTACGCTGCCTTCGGCTACGTACCATGGCGAGTTGGTGTCGGCGTGCTTCCACGGCAACGAGGTTTGGGTTTACGGAGTACCCGAGGACCTGACGGCAGTACCTGATGCTGCTCTGGCGAATGGTGATGCTTCTGGGTTGGGTAGGAGGAACAGCGCTCAGAGCCACTCGTCGCGATCTCCGTCCATCAGAACGCAGGAAGTTGCTGTGCCCACcgctgccagcgccagagTTCCCCAGTGGCAGATTCTATGTGATAAGCTAAGGAACAACTTCGTGGCGGGGCACAAGACGTCGGAAGTTATCGGTGTGAGCAACGTAAAGTGGGTTTCGAAATTTGGCGATACACTGCTCAAAGAACGACTTATCGTCACTGCTACAGGGGTTACAGGGCCTAGGCTTGTCACCGAAGATGAggactttgactttgttgATGGTGGCAGAATTGCTCTAGTCGATTTTGGCTACGCCGTCACCGACGGAACTGAAACAGAGGTAATTATCGAAGTCGGAAGCGATGATGCCGAAGTCCTCGAAGAGGAGCAACGCGATATAGAAGCCGATGTTGCCATCGTGCGACGAAGGACAGTAGCCCAACGAGGGGGACGGGGAGGTTCACGGAGAGGCAGCTTGATGCGTACTGCAACAGTCGCTGGCATTCATACTTCTCCCACTTCGTCTGCTCAGTACATTGTATCACCCATCTCACCCATATCAACTCGAAGCGCCGATGACGACGATCCCCTAATGCCCAGGACGATGAATCGAATCCCCATCAGCCGCCCAATCATTCAAGAGCCcatcgacgatgaagaattCTTGTCGATTGAAGAGCAGGAGGCCCTGGATGCCCCATATGCGCACTCTAGCCCGCGATCAGGGACAACACTGCGCCGAGCAGCTACAGTGGCCGCTGCAAACCGTCGTCTAAACCCACGGACGGCGGACGGCCGGCCCATAGAATACCGTCGGGCAGATGGTAGGAGAGAGCACCCCCATGAGAGTGATGCGGACAATTGggagccaccaccaccgccataTCAGGCAGATGATCCAGGAGATACGCCCGCCTTTCTGCGCGGGCGTGCTGTGTTGGCGTCTGCGTCAATACCAGTACAAACACAGCCGTACGTACCAGTACAGATGCCTCAACCACCAACTTTGACGATTCCATCAAGCATTCAGCCAGTTCCGAGTTTCGGACCCGGTGTTGGTGCCGTTGATTACAGCGGATCGGCTCATGGGAGATCCGCTAGCGACTCAATATCTGTGGTAAGTAGGCTACGGGTTGATGAGGATGTGCCTCTGCCCTTATCAAGCACATCTGGACCGCTAGATCATGAAGATCTATATGGAGTATCTCCTCCAACCTCACCAGTCATGACTCACAGTCAAGACGGTCGATCTACGGCCTTGTCAGGAGATTCCGTCACGCCACAACCTACCTCAGCGACATCGAATTCTTCAACGGGGGCACACGAGGGTAGTCCTGCCGCTGGAGTTGCCATGTTGCATCCTGAATTTGATTTCGGTGGATCAGGCCTAGGGCTCGACTCTGCGTCAATTTCAACATTAGAGACCAACGACGCCTCGTGTTGCCTTTTAAGGAGGCCCTCTAATGCCCAAACCTGGCCAATGGCTGCTCCGGAAGAAAGAGGTGGCTCGAATGCTCAGAGCGAAACGGCCAACTCAGCTTTACCACCAGCCCCTAGTTCGGACCAAATGGCCAGGCTTATCAGGAGGGCCAGTCAGGGAAATCCACTCAACTTGTCGGGTAGCCTGCTCTCATCGCAAAGCCCTCAAGTACAGCGACCACAGCCGATCGGGGGCTCTTTGACTTCCACTGCAAACGAGCCCAATCCCGAAATCGACCAGCCTCTAATTATCAGTACGCCGGGAGGCGTGGGCGGTGTCTTTGATCCGCCAGGGCGCAGAACGTCTCGCCGAGGTGATATGCCGATCGTAGCTCCTGTACCCAGACGCCCTCGCGCAACAGGCGGCTCTGCCCTCCCTCCCACGGTAGAGAGGCTGGAAACAATCTCTACCGGCACCGAAGCACCCCTAGAAACCAGTACTCTCGCCTTGCCGACGTGGATGAAGGGGGGCACCTGCCTCGCCGGGCAGGCAGACATCGAATCTAGTAAATAG
- a CDS encoding uncharacterized protein (EggNog:ENOG41) yields the protein MRDAKKRGWNANAKKRKDEMKRVTAILEDDRNGSASAWVDVDAPAIAKDHDKKCSVM from the coding sequence ATGCGAGACGCGAAGAAACGAGGCTGGAATGCCaacgcaaagaagagaaaggacgagatgaagagagtTACTGCCATCTTGGAGGATGATCGTAatggcagcgccagcgcctgGGTGGACGTGGACGCTCCGGCCATTGCAAAGGACCATGATAAAAAATGCAGCGTTATGTGA